A genomic region of Gallus gallus isolate bGalGal1 chromosome 19, bGalGal1.mat.broiler.GRCg7b, whole genome shotgun sequence contains the following coding sequences:
- the NEK8 gene encoding serine/threonine-protein kinase Nek8 isoform X1, with protein sequence MRHPGVVAGPRPSPLRPYPCSIVHLCLRKADQKLVILKQIPVEQMSKDERLAAQNECQVLKLLSHPNVIEYYENFLEDKALMIAMEYAPGGTLAEFIHKRCNSLLDEDTILHFFVQILLALHHVHTKQILHRDLKTQNILLDKHRMIVKIGDFGISKILSSKSKAYTVVGTPCYISPELCEGKPYNQKSDIWALGCVLYELASLKRAFEAANLPALVLKIMSGTFAPISDRYSPDLRQLILSMLNLDPSKRPQLNEIMAQSICIRPLLNLYTDVGSVKMRRPEKPLAPVQTVTHSRTGGRVSSARPRGVRGGSARTGIPPPLSSIYTWGSGITTPLRLPMLNTEVVQVSAGRTQKAGVTKSGRLIMWEAPPMGTAGGPSLPGATEQLQPQFVSRFLEGQSGVTIKHVSCGDLFTACLTDRGIIMTFGSGSNGCLGHGNFTDVSQPKIVEALLGYEMVQVACGASHVLAVSNEREVFAWGRGDNGRLGLGTLECHNSPQQVAVPPEHEAQRVICGIDSSMVLTVNNQILACGSNRCNKLGLDRISSAEEPSPEDQVEEATVFTCAQSAPLNQEPVVCADIGTAHSAAVTASGQCYTFGSNQHGQLGTNSCRNSRVPHLVVGLRAMKVTVVACGDAFTVAIGADGEVCTWGKGARGRLGRKDEETGMPRPVQLEETHPYVVTSVACCHGNTLLAVKPAVEESPSQ encoded by the exons ATGCGTCACCCAGGGGTGGTGGCCGGGCCTCGTCCCTCCCCGCTGAGGCCCTATCCCTGCAGCATCGTGCACCTGTGTCTGCGCAAGGCCGACCAGAAGCTGGTCATCCTGAAGCAGATCCCCGTGGAGCAGATGAGCAAGGATGAGCGGCTGGCAGCGCAGAACGAGTGCCAGGTCCTCAAGCTGCTCAGCCACCCCAACGTCATCGAGTACTACGAGAACTTCCTGGAGGACAAGGCTCTCATGATTGCCATGGAGTATGCTCCAG GGGGCACGCTGGCAGAGTTTATTCATAAACGCTGTAACTCCTTGTTGGATGAGGACACCATCCTACACTTCTTCGTGCAGATCCTCCTGGCTCTTCACCACGTGCATACCAAGCAGATCCTGCACCGTGACCTGAAGACTCAGAACATCCTCTTGGACAAGCATCGCATGATTGTCAAGATCGGAGACTTTGGCATTTCCAAAATCTTGAGCAGCAAGAGTAAAGCCTACACG GTTGTGGGAACTCCGTGCTATATCTCCCCAGAGCTCTGTGAAGGGAAGCCTTACAACCAGAAGAGCGATATCTGGGCTTTGGGCTGTGTGCTCTATGAACTTGCCAGCCTCAAGAGGGCTTTTGAAGCTGCG aatcTTCCTGCCTTAGTATTGAAGATCATGAGTGGGACGTTTGCCCCAATATCAGATAGATACAGCCCTGACCTGCGCCAGCTCATTCTTAGCATGCTGAACCTGGATCCTTCCAAGCGGCCTCAGCTGAATGAGATTATGGCCCAGTCCATCTGCATCCGCCCCCTTCTGAACCTCTACACTGATGTAGGAAGTGTTAAAATGAGAAG GCCTGAAAAGCCCTTGGCTCCGGTGCAAACGGTGACACACAGCCGGACGGGGGGACGAGTGAGCAGTGCCAGGCCCAGGG GTGTTCGAGGTGGCTCGGCCAGGACAGGCATCCCTCCTCCCCTGTCGTCCATCTACacctggggcagtgggatcaCCACCCCGCTCCGCCTGCCCATGCTGAACACCGAAGTGGTGCAGGTGTCTGCTGGCAGGACGCAGAAGGCTGGGGTCACCAAATCAGGGCGGCTCATCATGTGGGAG gctcccCCGATGGGCACTGCAGGAGGCCCTTCTCTGCCAGGAGCCACcgagcagctgcagcctcagtTTGTGTCCCGCTTTCTGGAGGGCCAGTCTGGTGTGACCATCAAACACGTGTCTTGCGGGGATCTCTTCACTGCCTGCCTCACAG aCAGGGGGATAATCATGACTTTCGGCAGTGGCAGTAACGGCTGTTTAGGGCACGGAAACTTCACGGATGTAAGCCAG CCCAAGATCGTGGAGGCCCTGCTGGGCTATGAGATGGTGCAGGTGGCCTGTGGTGCATCTCACGTCCTGGCAGTTTCCAATGAACGGGAGGTGtttgcctggggcaggggggaTAATG GTCGGCTTGGGCTGGGTACCCTGGAGTGCCATAACTCCCCCCAGCAGGTAGCAGTCCCACCAGAGCATGAGGCTCAGAGGGTCATCTGCGGCATCGATTCCTCCATGGTCCTCACAGTGAACAACCAGATTCTTGCTTGTGGGAGCAACAG gtgTAACAAGCTGGGCCTAGATCGGATCAGCTCAGCAGAGGAACCTTCCCCAGAGGACCAGGTAGAAGAGGCCACTGTGTTCACTTGTGCCCAGTCAGCCCCCTTGAACCAAGAGCCAGTTGTGTGCGCTGACATCGGTACAGCACACTCAGCTGCAGTCACAG CTTCTGGCCAGTGTTACACCTTTGGGAGCAACCAACACGGGCAGCTGGGCACCAACTCCTGCCGTAACAGTCGTGTGCCCCACCTGGTTGTGGGGCTCCGGGCCATGAAGGTCACTGTGGTGGCTTGTGGGGATGCCTTCACTGTGGCTATTGGAGCAG ATGGTGAGGTGTGTACCTGGGGGAAAGGAGCCAGGGGACGCTTGGGCAGGAAGGATGAAGAAACAGGAATGCCGAGGCctgtgcagctggaggagaCACATCCATACGTGGTGACCTCTGTAGCCTGCTGCCATgggaacacactgctggctgtaAAGC ctgccgTGGAAGAGTCCCCATCCCAGTGA
- the RPL23A gene encoding 60S ribosomal protein L23a isoform X2: MAPKAKKEAVPPKTEAKAKALKAKKAVLKGVHSHKKKKIRTSPTFRRPKTLRLRRQPKYPRKSAPRRNKLDHYAIIKFPLTTESAMKKIEDNNTLVFIVDVKANKHQIKQAVKKLYDIDVAKVNTLIRPDGEKKAYVRLAPDYDALDVANKVSNV, from the exons ATGGCGCCCAAGGCGAAGAAGGAGG CCGTGCCACCGAAGACGGAGGCAAAGGCGAAGGCGCTGAAGGCCAAGAAGGCCGTCCTGAAGGGAGTCCACAGCcacaagaagaagaagatcCGCACATCACCCACCTTCAGGAGGCCCAAGACCCTGCGCCTGCGACGGCAGCCCAAATACCCCCGGAAGAGCGCCCCAAGGAGGAACAA GCTTGACCATTATGCCATTATCAAGTTCCCTTTGACCACAGAATCTGCAATGAAGAAGATAGAGGATAACAATACTCTGGTTTTCATTGTTGATGTCAAGGCAAACAAGCACCAGATCAAACAGGCAGTCAAGAAGCTGTATGATATTGATGTGGCCAAGGTCAACACCTTAATAAG GCCTGATGGGGAGAAGAAGGCTTACGTCCGACTGGCTCCTGACTACGATGCGCTGGATGTAGCCAACAAGGTGAGCAACGTTTGA
- the TLCD1 gene encoding TLC domain-containing protein 1 precursor: MGPGWRAPSAALVGGSVALFGALRRAALALPRPAAVRSRPGRVWRWRNLLVSFAHSVLAGLWALFSLWQSPELLSDIQDGYSVSGHLLVCFSSGYFIHDSLDIIFNQQSRSSWEYLVHHAMAISAFVSLIITGRFLVAAMLLLLVEVSNIFLTIRMLLKMSNVPSPALYEANKYVNLVMYFAFRLAPQVYLTWYFVRYVEVQGQGAFLMANLLLLDAMILMYFSRLLRSDFFPSLRKGSVGRDVDGEKFLID, translated from the exons ATGGGCCCGGGCTGGCGGGCGCCGTCGGCCGCTCTGGTGGGCGGCAGCGTGGCGTTGTTCGGGGCGCTGAGGCGGGCGGCCCTGGCCCTGCCCCGACCCGCAGCCGTGAGGAGCCGACCCGGACGGGTTTGGCGTTGGAGGAACCTCCTCGTTTCCTTCGCACATTCCGTGCTCGCCGGGCTGTGGGCCCTATTCAG CCTTTGGCAGTCCCCGGAGCTGCTCTCTGACATCCAGGACGGGTACAGCGTCTCAGGGCATCTGCTGGTCTGCTTCTCCTCAG GCTACTTCATCCACGACAGCCTCGACATCATCTTCAACCAGCAGTCCCGCTCGTCCTGGGAGTACCTGGTGCACCACGCCATG GCCATCTCTGCCTTTGTCTCTCTCATCATCACGGGCCGCTTCCTGGTGGCGGCGAtgcttctgctgctggtggaggtgAGCAACATCTTCCTCACCATCCGCATGCTGCTGAAGATGAGCAACGTGCCTTCCCCGGCGCTCTACGAGGCCAACAAGTACGTCAACCTGGTGATGTACTTCGCCTTCCGCCTGGCGCCCCAGGTGTACCTCACCTGGTACTTCGTGCGCTACGTGGAGGTGCAGGGCCAGGGGGCCTTCCTGATGGCCAACCTCCTGCTGCTCGACGCCATGATCCTCATGTACTTCTCCCGCCTCCTGCGCTCTgatttcttcccctccctgcgTAAGGGATCCGTAGGGAGAGATGTGGATGGCGAGAAGTTCCTCATTGACTGA
- the RPL23A gene encoding 60S ribosomal protein L23a isoform X1 — protein sequence MAPKAKKEAVPPKTEAKAKALKAKKAVLKGVHSHKKKKIRTSPTFRRPKTLRLRRQPKYPRKSAPRRNKLDHYAIIKFPLTTESAMKKIEDNNTLVFIVDVKANKHQIKQAVKKLYDIDVAKVNTLIRPDGEKKAYVRLAPDYDALDVANKIGII from the exons ATGGCGCCCAAGGCGAAGAAGGAGG CCGTGCCACCGAAGACGGAGGCAAAGGCGAAGGCGCTGAAGGCCAAGAAGGCCGTCCTGAAGGGAGTCCACAGCcacaagaagaagaagatcCGCACATCACCCACCTTCAGGAGGCCCAAGACCCTGCGCCTGCGACGGCAGCCCAAATACCCCCGGAAGAGCGCCCCAAGGAGGAACAA GCTTGACCATTATGCCATTATCAAGTTCCCTTTGACCACAGAATCTGCAATGAAGAAGATAGAGGATAACAATACTCTGGTTTTCATTGTTGATGTCAAGGCAAACAAGCACCAGATCAAACAGGCAGTCAAGAAGCTGTATGATATTGATGTGGCCAAGGTCAACACCTTAATAAG GCCTGATGGGGAGAAGAAGGCTTACGTCCGACTGGCTCCTGACTACGATGCGCTGGATGTAGCCAACAAG aTTGGAATCATCTAA
- the NEK8 gene encoding serine/threonine-protein kinase Nek8 isoform X2: MEKYERIRVVGRGAFGIVHLCLRKADQKLVILKQIPVEQMSKDERLAAQNECQVLKLLSHPNVIEYYENFLEDKALMIAMEYAPGGTLAEFIHKRCNSLLDEDTILHFFVQILLALHHVHTKQILHRDLKTQNILLDKHRMIVKIGDFGISKILSSKSKAYTVVGTPCYISPELCEGKPYNQKSDIWALGCVLYELASLKRAFEAANLPALVLKIMSGTFAPISDRYSPDLRQLILSMLNLDPSKRPQLNEIMAQSICIRPLLNLYTDVGSVKMRRPEKPLAPVQTVTHSRTGGRVSSARPRGVRGGSARTGIPPPLSSIYTWGSGITTPLRLPMLNTEVVQVSAGRTQKAGVTKSGRLIMWEAPPMGTAGGPSLPGATEQLQPQFVSRFLEGQSGVTIKHVSCGDLFTACLTDRGIIMTFGSGSNGCLGHGNFTDVSQPKIVEALLGYEMVQVACGASHVLAVSNEREVFAWGRGDNGRLGLGTLECHNSPQQVAVPPEHEAQRVICGIDSSMVLTVNNQILACGSNRCNKLGLDRISSAEEPSPEDQVEEATVFTCAQSAPLNQEPVVCADIGTAHSAAVTASGQCYTFGSNQHGQLGTNSCRNSRVPHLVVGLRAMKVTVVACGDAFTVAIGADGEVCTWGKGARGRLGRKDEETGMPRPVQLEETHPYVVTSVACCHGNTLLAVKPAVEESPSQ; the protein is encoded by the exons ATGGAGAAATACGAGCGGATCCGGGTGGTGGGGAGAGGGGCCTTCGG CATCGTGCACCTGTGTCTGCGCAAGGCCGACCAGAAGCTGGTCATCCTGAAGCAGATCCCCGTGGAGCAGATGAGCAAGGATGAGCGGCTGGCAGCGCAGAACGAGTGCCAGGTCCTCAAGCTGCTCAGCCACCCCAACGTCATCGAGTACTACGAGAACTTCCTGGAGGACAAGGCTCTCATGATTGCCATGGAGTATGCTCCAG GGGGCACGCTGGCAGAGTTTATTCATAAACGCTGTAACTCCTTGTTGGATGAGGACACCATCCTACACTTCTTCGTGCAGATCCTCCTGGCTCTTCACCACGTGCATACCAAGCAGATCCTGCACCGTGACCTGAAGACTCAGAACATCCTCTTGGACAAGCATCGCATGATTGTCAAGATCGGAGACTTTGGCATTTCCAAAATCTTGAGCAGCAAGAGTAAAGCCTACACG GTTGTGGGAACTCCGTGCTATATCTCCCCAGAGCTCTGTGAAGGGAAGCCTTACAACCAGAAGAGCGATATCTGGGCTTTGGGCTGTGTGCTCTATGAACTTGCCAGCCTCAAGAGGGCTTTTGAAGCTGCG aatcTTCCTGCCTTAGTATTGAAGATCATGAGTGGGACGTTTGCCCCAATATCAGATAGATACAGCCCTGACCTGCGCCAGCTCATTCTTAGCATGCTGAACCTGGATCCTTCCAAGCGGCCTCAGCTGAATGAGATTATGGCCCAGTCCATCTGCATCCGCCCCCTTCTGAACCTCTACACTGATGTAGGAAGTGTTAAAATGAGAAG GCCTGAAAAGCCCTTGGCTCCGGTGCAAACGGTGACACACAGCCGGACGGGGGGACGAGTGAGCAGTGCCAGGCCCAGGG GTGTTCGAGGTGGCTCGGCCAGGACAGGCATCCCTCCTCCCCTGTCGTCCATCTACacctggggcagtgggatcaCCACCCCGCTCCGCCTGCCCATGCTGAACACCGAAGTGGTGCAGGTGTCTGCTGGCAGGACGCAGAAGGCTGGGGTCACCAAATCAGGGCGGCTCATCATGTGGGAG gctcccCCGATGGGCACTGCAGGAGGCCCTTCTCTGCCAGGAGCCACcgagcagctgcagcctcagtTTGTGTCCCGCTTTCTGGAGGGCCAGTCTGGTGTGACCATCAAACACGTGTCTTGCGGGGATCTCTTCACTGCCTGCCTCACAG aCAGGGGGATAATCATGACTTTCGGCAGTGGCAGTAACGGCTGTTTAGGGCACGGAAACTTCACGGATGTAAGCCAG CCCAAGATCGTGGAGGCCCTGCTGGGCTATGAGATGGTGCAGGTGGCCTGTGGTGCATCTCACGTCCTGGCAGTTTCCAATGAACGGGAGGTGtttgcctggggcaggggggaTAATG GTCGGCTTGGGCTGGGTACCCTGGAGTGCCATAACTCCCCCCAGCAGGTAGCAGTCCCACCAGAGCATGAGGCTCAGAGGGTCATCTGCGGCATCGATTCCTCCATGGTCCTCACAGTGAACAACCAGATTCTTGCTTGTGGGAGCAACAG gtgTAACAAGCTGGGCCTAGATCGGATCAGCTCAGCAGAGGAACCTTCCCCAGAGGACCAGGTAGAAGAGGCCACTGTGTTCACTTGTGCCCAGTCAGCCCCCTTGAACCAAGAGCCAGTTGTGTGCGCTGACATCGGTACAGCACACTCAGCTGCAGTCACAG CTTCTGGCCAGTGTTACACCTTTGGGAGCAACCAACACGGGCAGCTGGGCACCAACTCCTGCCGTAACAGTCGTGTGCCCCACCTGGTTGTGGGGCTCCGGGCCATGAAGGTCACTGTGGTGGCTTGTGGGGATGCCTTCACTGTGGCTATTGGAGCAG ATGGTGAGGTGTGTACCTGGGGGAAAGGAGCCAGGGGACGCTTGGGCAGGAAGGATGAAGAAACAGGAATGCCGAGGCctgtgcagctggaggagaCACATCCATACGTGGTGACCTCTGTAGCCTGCTGCCATgggaacacactgctggctgtaAAGC ctgccgTGGAAGAGTCCCCATCCCAGTGA